TCGAGTGGAGTTTGGGGAAAATAAAAGAAGCAAGAAAACAAGAGAAAAGCGTTTAGAAAAGCGTGCCTTTTGCCTTTTCCAAATCAATTTTGGCAATAATGGCATCATAAAGAGCCGCATAGTAGTTGGTTTCGGCTTCTTTGTAGGCAGTTTCGGCATTGGTAACTTCCAAATTAGAGCCTACGCCCTCTTGGTATTTTACCTTCGTTACGCGGAAAATTTCCTTTGCCAGTTCCATGTTTTCTCTTTGGAAAGCGAGTTTGTCGAGGCTATTTTTCAAAGACAGGGTTGCCTGATTTGCTTGTAACAGAGTGGCACGCTCAAATTCGGACATCTGATTGAGCGTCTTTTTGCGCTCTAATTTGCCCTGCTGTATGAGGTACATTTTTTGCAGCCCGTCGAAGATGGGAATATTGAGGCTCAATCCGAAAGAGCCATTTCCTATCCACCTATCGGTAAAAAGGGGCAGCAAGGCATCTTTGACATCAGGCGAACCCATACTGGAGCCGTAATTGGCAAAAAACGCCAAGGTAGGCAAATAGCGCATCTTATACTCTTTCACCTGCAAATCGTTGAGCGAGAGTTGGGTCTGCAAAAGGCTGTACTCTATGCGTTTGGTAGGGTCTATTGCCATTTCCAAATCCACATTTTGAAGCTGCACATCTTCAATTTTGCCCTGAATCGTCAATTCGTCTTCGGCACGCAAGCCCATTTGAAATTTGAGCAAGTCTTTACTCAATTCTATCAGACGGCGGAAATTTTCCTTTTCCATCTTCAAATTATTGACACTCACCCGAATACGGTCGGCATCTATCTTTTCGGCGAAACCATTTTGATACAAAGCCTGCGTCTGTTTGTATAGCGAATCGAGGCTGCGGAGGTTTTCTTCCAAAAGCGTGTAGCGTTGTTCATTGATAAGGACGCTATAAAAAGCCTTGCTTACATTTTCCGCTACCTGAATTTGGGTCTGGGTGATGCTTTTTTCGGTCAGTTGCGTATAAGTAGAAGCCGCCTTCAAACCCAAGAAATACGAGCCACTGAAAATAAGTTGTTGTAACTCCACTTTTGCCTGCCCGATATATTGGGGCTGAAAAGTTACGGGTACGAAGGTATTAGGCTCTGCGTTGGGGTTTAGAAATTGAGCAGGCAAGAAATTGACAGGTATCTTAAAGTTATCGATGACATTGAGCGAGGCATTGACTTGGGGAAGCCCCACAGAACGCACTTCGCCTACACGCGCCTTGGCGATTTCATTGTCTATCATCGCGTTTTGCACGCTCAAATGGTTCTTGACCGCATATTCTACACAGGCTTGCAGCGTCAGGTTTTCTAACTTTTGTGCCTTTTGAGCAGGCAAAAGTGAATCGAGCGTCTGCGTATCTTGGGCTTTCAGACCTGAAAAAGCGGCAAAAAAGCCAACAATCCCTAACCAAAAAAAAAGACTTCTGACGAAAGTCAGCCTTGCGATACGGTCTATTTTTTAGTGAGAAAAGCATAAAACGAGGAAAAAACTGCATAAAAGTTGGAGCAAGAGAAAGGAGTGAGAAATGGGTGTAAGTAGTGAGAAGCACAAGAGGGGGATATATCAAATGCTATTAAATGCTGCCAAAGTCCTACATAAATAAAGCGATTAAAGGTAAGCAACTTCAAATAAGTAGCATTTTGGCTCGAAAAACTACATTAGAAGTCGGGAAATTGTTCCTTTAAATACTGCGCAAAAATTTCATAGCCCTTGGGCGTAACAATGCCAAAGATAAAGTGCTTGAAAAGCTGTATCTGTACCGAAGGAATGTGAAACTCTTTCTGCGGAAAAACAGTAGGGTTGAAGCCCATCTGCACTTCTTCCATGCGCAAGACCGCCATCACAAGTGGGTCTATATCAGGGCGATACAGTCCTTCCTGAATACCGCGCTGCATATTGGCTTTTACATTTTCCGAAAAGCGTTTTTCCTTTTGCTCTAAAAATAAAGACCACGCCTTGGGGTAGTATTTCTGCAAATCGTACAATATAGAAGGGTGGAAACTAAGCATAAAACGCTGGTTGTGCTGCATAATGCGCATCACTTCGGCAAGTGCATTTTCCGCCTGCACAGCGGCATTCGAAATGCAGCCTATCTCCTCTTCTAAATGGTGCTTGACACAATGAAAGATAAGGTCTGCCTTGTCTTCAAAGTATTGGTAAATCGTCTTTTTAGACACAGAAAGGCGCGTCGCAATTTCGTCCATCGTTACGCTGCGCAAACCGTATTGCCAAAAAAGCTCCTGCGCCTCTACCACCATTTTGCGTTGCTGCTCATCGAGGGGGGGGACTATCTCGTCGGCAGTTTCGTCAAAAGGCGGCAAAGGCTCGGCTTCGGGCTTCAAAAAAGAATCCTGCTTTTGAGGTTTCTCTTCGGGAAGGGGAGCGGTATTATCCGCGTGCGAATTTTCCATGACACAATTTAGGGAGAACAAAAACAAGCGGTTGGAAAGACTTTGTGGGCTTTGTTGCAAGGGAGGTTCAAAACCTCTGCAAAACTAAGGAAACTTTTTAGAC
This genomic stretch from Hugenholtzia roseola DSM 9546 harbors:
- a CDS encoding TolC family protein — translated: MPAQKAQKLENLTLQACVEYAVKNHLSVQNAMIDNEIAKARVGEVRSVGLPQVNASLNVIDNFKIPVNFLPAQFLNPNAEPNTFVPVTFQPQYIGQAKVELQQLIFSGSYFLGLKAASTYTQLTEKSITQTQIQVAENVSKAFYSVLINEQRYTLLEENLRSLDSLYKQTQALYQNGFAEKIDADRIRVSVNNLKMEKENFRRLIELSKDLLKFQMGLRAEDELTIQGKIEDVQLQNVDLEMAIDPTKRIEYSLLQTQLSLNDLQVKEYKMRYLPTLAFFANYGSSMGSPDVKDALLPLFTDRWIGNGSFGLSLNIPIFDGLQKMYLIQQGKLERKKTLNQMSEFERATLLQANQATLSLKNSLDKLAFQRENMELAKEIFRVTKVKYQEGVGSNLEVTNAETAYKEAETNYYAALYDAIIAKIDLEKAKGTLF
- a CDS encoding TetR/AcrR family transcriptional regulator, with the translated sequence MENSHADNTAPLPEEKPQKQDSFLKPEAEPLPPFDETADEIVPPLDEQQRKMVVEAQELFWQYGLRSVTMDEIATRLSVSKKTIYQYFEDKADLIFHCVKHHLEEEIGCISNAAVQAENALAEVMRIMQHNQRFMLSFHPSILYDLQKYYPKAWSLFLEQKEKRFSENVKANMQRGIQEGLYRPDIDPLVMAVLRMEEVQMGFNPTVFPQKEFHIPSVQIQLFKHFIFGIVTPKGYEIFAQYLKEQFPDF